In Mycolicibacter virginiensis, the DNA window TCGGCTTCCCGTACCGCTCGGCATTGGTGGCCGGCCGCAACGCCGAACTCGACGAGCGTATGACCCGCTATGGCTGGCAGTCCTATCTGATCGCCACCGGCCAGTTCGCCGAATGGGTCGACCGTGGCCGGCCCGCCCCCACCCATCTGCGGTGGAGTCAGTACCTGCGCTGGGTGGCCCAGGCGGTGCAACTCAACGTGATTCCCGGCGAGGTAGAGCGGCTGGGAGTGGACGGCGCCGGTTGGGTGCTGCACACCCGCGAAACCAAAGTCGCCGCAGACGCGGTGATGATCACCGGCCCGGGGCAAGCCGAGAAGTCGATCCTGCCCGGCAACCCACTGGTGCTCTCCATCGCGCAGTTCTGGCACCGGGCTGCGGCCGACCGGATCAGCGCCGAGCGCGTCGCCGTCATCGGCGGCGGCGAGACCGCGGCATCGATGCTCAATGAGCTTTTCCGGCACCGGGTTTCAACGATCACCGTGATCTCCCCACAGGTGACTCTGTTCACCCGGGGGGAGGGGTTCTTCGAGAACGCCCTGTTCTCCGATCCGACCGACTGGACCGCGCTGACCTTGGCAGAGCGGCGAGATGCGTTGGCCCGCACCGACCGCGGCGTGTTCTCGGCCCGGGTGCAGGATGCGCTGCTGGCCGACGACCGGATTCGCCACCTGCGGGGCCGGGTCGCGCACGCGGTGGCCCGCGACGGCCGAATCCGACTCACGCTGAGCACCAACCGCGGCGGTGAGAACTTCGAGACCGTGCACGGTTTCGACCTCGTCATCGACGGCTCCGGTGCCGACCCGCTGTGGTTCGTGTCGCTGTTCGGCCAGGACACCTTGGATCTGCTCGAGCTGGGCCTGGGCGGGCCGCTTTCCGGCGACCGGCTGGCCGAGGCGATCGGGCATGACTTGGCGGTCGCGGACGTGACCCCGAAGCTTTTTCTACCCAACTTGGCAGGTCTCACCCAGGGACCCGGCTTTCCGAACCTGAGCTGCTTGGGACTGCTGTCCGACCGGGTGCTGGGCGCCCACCTTTCTGCTGCGCCACCGATACCGAGGAGATCCGATGAGCACCAATCCCTTTGACGACGAAAGCGGCAGCTTCTACGTGCTGGCCAATGACGAGGAGCAGTACAGCCTGTGGCCGACGTTCGCCAATGTTCCCGCCGGGTGGCGAGTGGTCTACGGGGGTGAACAGGGCGCCGACCGTGCGGCCTGTCTGGAGTACGTCGAGCAGCACTGGAACGACCTGCGGCCCAAGAGTCTTCGTGATGCCATGGCGGCCGAACGGGCGTAGCCTGACTCCGGTATCCGTCGTTGAAAAGGGGGAACCGTGACTGGCAGGCTTTTACTGCTGAGCGCTGCGGCGCTGGCTGCGATCGGAGTGTCCGGGGTGTTCGGGGGAGGCGTCGCCTCCGCAGAACCGGCGGCACCGCAGGACTCCGTGGCTGGTGCACCCGTCCCGCTGGAGCCCGCTCCGGCACCGCCGGCGCCCTCGGGTGTGCCGCTGCCCACAACCGGTGAGGTGTCGGGGATGCTGACCAGGCTCAGCGACGCCGGCATCGGCTACAAGGAGAAGGCCGACCTGGTCGAGAACGGCATCACCCAGCACGAAGGCCACGGGCTCGACAGCGAGCTGCGTAAGGCATACCGCGACGGCGAGCTGCCCTACAACTTCGACGTGATCAACGTCGTGCAGACCGGCGAGGGTCAGGGGCTGGCCAACGTCACCATCTCTGGCCCCAAGATGCCTGCTCCGCAGACCATCCCGCTGCAGCTCGTCGACCAAGGCCGTTGGGTGCTCTCGCACGACTCGGCGACGCAGCTGATGCAGATCATGGCGGCCCACTAGCCCGCCGCACGGGTCACAGTCAGCGATTGAGACGGCCGAACATGCCCTTCTGCGACTCGTAGAGCCCGGGGAACTCGGCGAAGAGTCGGTCGTACACTTCGTGATTGGCGGCTACCGGCTCGAATACGCCGTCGAGCGGGATCAGATCGCGTAGCTCGTCGCGATGCACGTAGCCCATGCCGATCCCGGCGAACAGTGCCGCGCCCCGCAACTGCGCGTTCAACGGATCGGCCACCCGCTCGCAGGTACGGCCGGTGACGTCGGCGATGATCTGGCACCACAGGTCCGAGCGCGCCCCGCCGCCGACGATCCGGATCGGTCCGGCGTTAGGGGCGAACCGATTCACGGACTCGAGCAGCCAGCGACTGTTGTAGGCGACTCCTTCGAGCACGGCGCGCACTAGGTCGGCGCGGGTGGTGGCCAGCGATAGGTTGTGGAAGCCGCCGCGGGCACGGCGGTCGTCGATGGGTGAGTGCTCGCCTTTGAGCCAGGGAGTGAAGATCACGCCGTTCGAGCCCGCCGGTGCCCCCGCCGCCACCGCGGTCAGGGCGTCGTAGTCCAGATCGTCGAATACGGTGTCGCGCAGCCATTGCAGCGCCCGGCCCGCGGTGTCCTGGTTGTTGACCAGCAGATAGGACGTCGGGTCGAGGCCCGCGACGGTAGCCAGCTGGTGGAACGCATCGGTCTTCTTGAACATCACCGGGCAGCTGATCCACGATGTGGTGGAAATGGTCAGGTGCAGCTCACCTTGGCGCACCGCACCCGAACCCACCGCCGCGCTGTGTAGGTCCGGAGTCCCGGTAACCACTTGGGCCGCGGGCGATATGCCGAGTTCGGCGGCGACTGACGGTGCCACCGGGCCGATGATGGAGCCGGTCGGCACCAGCGGCGGCAGCTTCGTCCGGTCGACACCGGCCATCCGCACCAGTACGTCGTCGTAGTCGAGCACCGCCAGGTTGCGGTTGTTGGTGAGCCAGCTGCCCATCATCGAGGCCCGCGACGCTGCCGCCCGTCCGGTGAAGCGCATGCCGAGGTAGTCGACCGGC includes these proteins:
- a CDS encoding xylulokinase, producing the protein MSGAERVDRVVLAVDLGTGGPKVGFVSLDGTVLWSDLITVSTEYGPNGAATQDAGLWWEIIRDATKRGLAESGVHGDQVAGVSITGQWASTIPVDTEGRPVGPCVMWMDTRGAPYSRRAFGGRVAGYRPRVLLNWLRRNGGVPSPSGDDPVGHMLHLQHSDPAVFAATRWFLEPVDYLGMRFTGRAAASRASMMGSWLTNNRNLAVLDYDDVLVRMAGVDRTKLPPLVPTGSIIGPVAPSVAAELGISPAAQVVTGTPDLHSAAVGSGAVRQGELHLTISTTSWISCPVMFKKTDAFHQLATVAGLDPTSYLLVNNQDTAGRALQWLRDTVFDDLDYDALTAVAAGAPAGSNGVIFTPWLKGEHSPIDDRRARGGFHNLSLATTRADLVRAVLEGVAYNSRWLLESVNRFAPNAGPIRIVGGGARSDLWCQIIADVTGRTCERVADPLNAQLRGAALFAGIGMGYVHRDELRDLIPLDGVFEPVAANHEVYDRLFAEFPGLYESQKGMFGRLNR
- a CDS encoding MbtH family protein yields the protein MSTNPFDDESGSFYVLANDEEQYSLWPTFANVPAGWRVVYGGEQGADRAACLEYVEQHWNDLRPKSLRDAMAAERA
- the mbtG gene encoding NADPH-dependent L-lysine N(6)-monooxygenase MbtG, with translation MSTLAVVGAGAKAVAVAAKAAALREMGVAAPDVVAVERTEVAANWRASGGWTDGAHRLGTSPEKDVGFPYRSALVAGRNAELDERMTRYGWQSYLIATGQFAEWVDRGRPAPTHLRWSQYLRWVAQAVQLNVIPGEVERLGVDGAGWVLHTRETKVAADAVMITGPGQAEKSILPGNPLVLSIAQFWHRAAADRISAERVAVIGGGETAASMLNELFRHRVSTITVISPQVTLFTRGEGFFENALFSDPTDWTALTLAERRDALARTDRGVFSARVQDALLADDRIRHLRGRVAHAVARDGRIRLTLSTNRGGENFETVHGFDLVIDGSGADPLWFVSLFGQDTLDLLELGLGGPLSGDRLAEAIGHDLAVADVTPKLFLPNLAGLTQGPGFPNLSCLGLLSDRVLGAHLSAAPPIPRRSDEHQSL